The following are encoded together in the Echinicola jeungdonensis genome:
- the istB gene encoding IS21-like element helper ATPase IstB, with amino-acid sequence MNEHNTIEKMKQMRMGTMAELYHKNLTEHLYQDMSADELLAFLVDSEWEYRQNKSIDNLIRQAGFKQAAAATDIDYHNSRNLDRGLFERLLGLAFIKNRTNIILTGATGSGKSYLAQCLGVRACQHRFRTLYYNTARFFDAVRLAKLEGTYHKLLKKLEKTNVLILDDFGLAPMDGQARIALMDIMEDRYEKSSTIIASQIPVSQWHGTIGDDSIADAVLDRLVYSSHRIELEGESMRSKKKLDN; translated from the coding sequence ATGAACGAACACAACACCATTGAAAAAATGAAACAGATGCGCATGGGTACCATGGCGGAACTTTACCACAAGAATCTGACAGAACATCTCTATCAGGACATGTCGGCCGACGAACTGTTGGCCTTTCTAGTGGACAGCGAATGGGAGTACAGGCAGAACAAAAGCATAGACAACCTCATACGTCAGGCAGGGTTTAAACAGGCCGCTGCGGCAACTGACATTGATTACCATAACTCCCGTAACCTGGACAGGGGGCTGTTTGAGAGATTGCTCGGACTGGCCTTCATCAAAAACCGGACGAACATCATCCTTACCGGGGCCACCGGATCCGGGAAAAGTTACCTGGCCCAGTGTCTTGGGGTCAGGGCCTGCCAGCACAGGTTCAGGACGCTTTATTACAATACGGCCAGGTTTTTTGATGCGGTAAGATTGGCCAAGCTGGAAGGTACCTACCATAAACTGCTCAAAAAGCTCGAAAAAACCAATGTGCTCATCTTGGACGACTTTGGTCTGGCCCCGATGGATGGGCAGGCCAGGATTGCCCTTATGGACATCATGGAAGACCGCTATGAGAAAAGTTCAACGATCATTGCATCACAGATACCGGTCAGCCAATGGCATGGAACCATTGGTGATGACAGCATTGCAGATGCCGTGCTCGACAGGCTCGTATACTCCTCACATAGGATAGAACTGGAAGGAGAATCCATGAGAAGCAAAAAGAAGTTGGACAATTAA